The following coding sequences lie in one Streptomyces albofaciens JCM 4342 genomic window:
- a CDS encoding ABC transporter ATP-binding protein produces MTGTGTEPSRQGGWARRLARLCWQYKKDVLLALGSSLAGMGVMALVPLIPKLIIDDVIVSHERPLAPWATLLIVAALAVYGLTYVRRYYGGRLALDVQHDLRTRMFRSIARLDGHRQDELSTGQVVGRATSDLQLIQSLLFMLPMMIGNVLLFAISLVVMVVLSPLLTVVALAVAPALWFIAQRSRNRLYPATWYAQGQAAAVAGVVDGAVSGVRVVKGFGQEEQEAGKLRTVSRRLFAGRLRTVRLNARYTPALQAVPSLGQVAMLALGGWLATNGQITLGTFVAFSTYLAQLVAPVRMLAMMLTVGQQARAGVERVFELVDTEPVIEERPDAHELPADAPATVEFEHVSFGYGNGRPVLEDFSLRIEPGETVAVVGASGSGKSTVSLLLPRFYDATAGRVLVGGHDVRDLTLESLRAAIGLVPENSFLFSDSLRDNIAYGTPDATDEQIRIAARAAQADGFISALPDGYGTEVGEQGLTLSGGQRQRVALARAILTDPRLLVLDDATSAVDARVEHEIHEALRSVMAGRTTLLIAHRASTLALADRVAVLDGGRLVDIGTREELEERCELYRRLLTDPEELGREEPGGTDRDPAGAKAENAAPDHRVQGITPELWDRTGKETDTEAADAAPGMPATPELLARVAALPPATDTPDIDEERAARPEKSYGLRRLLRGFGGPLAVALALVAVDAVAGLLLPVLIRHGIDDGVRRAQLAGVWTAAGLALFVVLVQWAAQVGSNRMTGRTGERVLYALRVKIFAQLQRLGLDYYERELTGKIMTRMTTDVDALSTFLQTGLVTAVVSVLTFFGILVALLVIDVQLALVVFATLPPLIIGTYFFRKQSVKAYELARERISVVNGDLQESVAGLRIVQAFRRERDGADRFAERSHAYRAARVRGQFLISVYFPFVQLLSSAAAALVLIVGAGRVGEGTLTAGALVAYLLYIDLFFAPVQQLSQVFDGYQQAAVSLGRIQELLREPTTTPQPERPRAVGELAGEIVFDDVHFRYGGTDEPGAGASQGSGAPDGSDATALSGVSLTIPAGQTVAFVGETGAGKSTLVKLVARFYDPTSGTVRVDGTDLRELDLTGYRHRLGVVPQESYLFAGTVRDAIAYGRPDATDAEVEAAARAVGAHDMIAGLDGGYLHEVAERGRNLSAGQRQLLALARAELVDPDILLLDEATAALDLATESAVNEATDRLSGRRTTLVVAHRLTTAARADRVVVLDHGRVAEDGTHAQLLARGGRYAELWRTFTGEEESVAA; encoded by the coding sequence GTGACGGGGACGGGGACCGAACCATCGAGACAGGGCGGCTGGGCACGACGGCTGGCACGGCTGTGCTGGCAGTACAAGAAGGACGTACTGCTCGCGCTCGGGTCGTCACTCGCCGGGATGGGCGTGATGGCCCTGGTCCCGCTCATCCCGAAACTGATCATCGACGATGTGATCGTCAGCCATGAGCGCCCCCTCGCCCCCTGGGCGACCTTGCTGATCGTCGCCGCGCTCGCCGTCTACGGGCTGACGTATGTACGCCGCTACTACGGCGGACGCCTCGCCCTCGACGTCCAGCACGACCTGCGCACCCGGATGTTCCGGTCGATCGCGCGGCTGGACGGGCACCGGCAGGACGAGCTGAGCACCGGCCAGGTCGTCGGCCGCGCCACCAGCGACCTGCAGCTCATCCAGAGCCTGCTGTTCATGCTCCCGATGATGATCGGGAACGTGCTGCTCTTCGCGATCTCCCTGGTCGTGATGGTGGTGCTCTCCCCGCTGCTCACCGTCGTCGCGCTCGCCGTCGCTCCCGCACTGTGGTTCATCGCCCAGCGCAGCCGCAACCGTCTGTACCCCGCCACCTGGTACGCGCAGGGACAGGCCGCCGCCGTCGCGGGCGTCGTCGACGGCGCGGTCTCCGGCGTCCGCGTCGTCAAGGGCTTCGGCCAGGAGGAGCAGGAGGCCGGCAAACTGCGCACGGTCAGCCGCCGCCTGTTCGCGGGCCGGCTCCGCACCGTACGGCTCAACGCCCGCTACACCCCCGCCCTCCAGGCCGTCCCCTCCCTCGGCCAGGTCGCCATGCTGGCGCTCGGCGGCTGGCTCGCCACCAACGGGCAGATCACCCTCGGCACCTTCGTCGCCTTCTCCACCTACCTCGCCCAGCTCGTCGCACCGGTCCGGATGCTCGCGATGATGCTGACCGTCGGGCAGCAGGCACGCGCCGGCGTGGAGCGGGTCTTCGAGTTGGTCGACACTGAACCGGTCATCGAGGAGCGTCCGGACGCGCACGAACTGCCCGCCGACGCGCCCGCCACGGTCGAGTTCGAGCACGTGTCCTTCGGCTACGGCAACGGCCGCCCCGTCCTGGAGGACTTCTCGCTGCGCATCGAGCCCGGCGAGACCGTCGCCGTCGTCGGCGCGTCCGGCAGCGGCAAGTCCACCGTCTCCCTGCTGCTGCCGCGCTTCTACGACGCGACCGCGGGCCGCGTCCTGGTGGGCGGCCACGACGTACGCGACCTGACCCTGGAATCGCTGCGCGCGGCCATCGGCCTCGTACCGGAGAACAGCTTCCTCTTCTCCGACTCCCTGCGCGACAACATCGCTTACGGAACGCCGGACGCCACCGACGAGCAGATACGTATCGCCGCGCGTGCCGCACAGGCCGACGGGTTCATATCCGCCCTGCCGGACGGCTACGGCACCGAGGTCGGCGAGCAGGGCCTGACCCTGTCCGGCGGGCAGCGCCAGCGGGTCGCGCTGGCGCGCGCGATCCTCACCGACCCGCGGCTGCTCGTCCTGGACGACGCGACCTCCGCCGTCGACGCCCGCGTCGAGCACGAGATCCACGAGGCGCTGCGCAGCGTGATGGCGGGCCGTACGACGCTGCTGATCGCGCACCGCGCCTCCACCCTCGCCCTCGCCGACCGCGTCGCCGTCCTGGACGGCGGCCGGCTGGTCGACATCGGCACGCGCGAGGAACTGGAGGAACGCTGCGAGCTGTACCGCCGGCTGCTGACCGACCCGGAGGAACTGGGCCGGGAGGAACCGGGCGGCACCGACCGGGACCCGGCGGGCGCGAAGGCCGAGAACGCCGCTCCCGACCACCGCGTGCAGGGCATCACACCGGAGCTGTGGGACCGCACCGGCAAGGAAACGGACACCGAAGCAGCCGACGCGGCCCCCGGCATGCCGGCCACTCCCGAACTCCTCGCCCGGGTCGCCGCGCTTCCGCCCGCGACCGACACCCCCGACATCGACGAGGAACGGGCCGCCCGCCCCGAGAAGTCCTACGGACTGCGGCGCCTCCTGCGCGGCTTCGGCGGCCCGCTCGCCGTCGCCCTCGCGCTGGTCGCCGTGGACGCCGTGGCCGGCCTGCTGCTCCCGGTCCTCATCCGGCACGGCATCGACGACGGCGTACGGCGCGCGCAACTGGCCGGCGTGTGGACGGCCGCGGGACTGGCCCTGTTCGTCGTACTCGTCCAGTGGGCGGCCCAGGTCGGCTCGAACCGTATGACCGGCCGTACCGGCGAACGCGTCCTGTACGCGCTGCGCGTCAAGATCTTCGCGCAGCTCCAGCGCCTCGGACTCGACTACTACGAGCGCGAGCTGACCGGCAAGATCATGACGCGGATGACGACGGACGTGGACGCCCTGTCCACGTTCCTGCAGACCGGCCTGGTCACCGCCGTCGTCTCCGTCCTGACCTTCTTCGGCATCCTCGTCGCCCTCCTGGTCATCGACGTCCAGCTGGCCCTGGTCGTCTTCGCCACCCTCCCGCCGCTGATCATCGGTACGTACTTCTTCCGCAAGCAGAGCGTGAAGGCCTACGAACTGGCCCGGGAACGCATCAGCGTCGTCAACGGCGACCTCCAGGAGAGCGTCGCCGGACTGCGCATCGTGCAGGCCTTCCGCCGCGAGCGCGACGGCGCCGACCGGTTCGCGGAGCGCAGTCACGCCTACCGCGCGGCCCGGGTCCGCGGCCAGTTCCTGATCTCCGTCTACTTCCCGTTCGTCCAGCTGCTGTCCTCCGCGGCCGCGGCGCTCGTCCTGATCGTCGGCGCCGGGCGGGTCGGCGAGGGCACGCTCACGGCAGGCGCGCTGGTCGCCTACCTCCTCTACATCGACCTGTTTTTCGCCCCCGTACAGCAGCTCTCGCAGGTCTTCGACGGCTACCAGCAGGCCGCCGTCTCGCTCGGCCGCATCCAGGAACTCCTGCGCGAACCGACCACCACCCCGCAGCCCGAGCGGCCGCGCGCGGTGGGCGAGCTGGCGGGCGAGATCGTCTTCGACGACGTGCACTTCCGGTACGGCGGTACGGACGAGCCGGGCGCCGGCGCCTCCCAGGGCTCCGGCGCCCCTGACGGCTCCGACGCCACGGCGCTCTCCGGCGTCAGTCTGACCATCCCCGCCGGACAGACCGTCGCCTTCGTCGGCGAGACCGGCGCGGGCAAGTCCACGCTGGTCAAGCTGGTGGCGCGGTTCTACGACCCGACCTCGGGCACCGTCCGCGTCGACGGCACCGACCTGCGCGAACTGGACCTCACCGGCTACCGGCACCGCCTCGGCGTCGTACCGCAGGAGTCCTACTTGTTCGCCGGTACGGTCCGCGACGCCATCGCGTACGGACGGCCGGACGCCACCGACGCCGAGGTGGAGGCCGCGGCCCGCGCGGTCGGCGCGCACGACATGATCGCCGGGCTGGACGGCGGCTACCTCCACGAGGTCGCCGAACGCGGCCGGAACCTCTCCGCCGGCCAGCGCCAGCTGCTCGCCCTCGCCCGCGCGGAACTCGTCGACCCCGACATCCTGCTGCTCGACGAAGCCACCGCCGCGCTCGACCTGGCCACCGAGTCCGCCGTCAACGAGGCCACGGACCGGCTGTCCGGCCGCCGTACGACGCTCGTCGTCGCGCACCGCCTGACCACCGCGGCCCGCGCCGACCGGGTCGTGGTCCTGGACCACGGCCGCGTCGCCGAGGACGGCACCCACGCGCAGCTCCTGGCCCGCGGCGGCCGGTACGCGGAACTGTGGCGGACGTTCACGGGCGAGGAGGAGTCGGTGGCGGCCTGA
- a CDS encoding S28 family serine protease has product MRKAIRCLLSLAVLIGTASAGTASATAATAAKPKATDIKDRILAIPGMSLVQEKPVDGYRFFVLNYTQPIDHQHPSKGTFQQRLTLLHKSVERPTVFFTSGYNVSTDVRRSEPTQIIDGNQVSMEYRFFTPSRPQPADWKKLNIRQAANDQHRIFKALHKIYDQNWIATGGSKGGMTATYYRRFFPDDMDGTVAYVAPNDVNNDEDSAYDRFFRTVGTAQCRKDLATLEREALLRRGEMVKRYTQWAKENKQTFNVVGNIDKAYEVLVTDLVFGFWQYQPAATACAEVPKKTASTDELWKWIDKVGGFDSYTDQGLETYTPYYYQAGTQLGEPSYKYDHLKDLLRYPGINNSRTFVPRSIPMKFEKNAMRDIDRWVRHNAERMMFVNGEWDPWSAEPFRLGSGSEDSYVFKAPGGNHGSNIAKLREADRKKATERLLDWAGLDVAPGAKITPQAPFDKKLDKRDDSRMQLLRP; this is encoded by the coding sequence ATGCGCAAGGCCATCAGATGCCTGCTGTCGCTCGCGGTGCTCATAGGCACGGCGAGTGCCGGTACGGCGTCGGCGACGGCGGCCACCGCCGCGAAGCCGAAGGCGACCGACATCAAGGACCGGATCCTGGCGATCCCGGGGATGAGTCTCGTCCAGGAGAAGCCGGTCGACGGCTACCGCTTCTTCGTCCTGAACTACACCCAGCCGATCGATCACCAGCACCCCTCCAAGGGGACCTTCCAGCAGCGGCTGACCCTGCTGCACAAGTCCGTCGAGCGGCCGACGGTCTTCTTCACCTCCGGCTACAACGTCAGCACCGACGTGCGGCGCAGCGAGCCGACGCAGATCATCGACGGCAACCAGGTGTCGATGGAATACCGCTTCTTCACGCCGTCGCGGCCCCAGCCCGCCGACTGGAAGAAGCTCAACATCCGGCAGGCGGCCAACGACCAGCACCGCATCTTCAAGGCACTGCACAAGATCTACGACCAGAACTGGATCGCCACCGGCGGCAGCAAGGGCGGCATGACCGCCACGTACTACCGCCGCTTCTTCCCGGACGACATGGACGGCACGGTCGCCTACGTCGCGCCGAACGACGTGAACAACGACGAGGACTCGGCCTACGACCGGTTCTTCCGCACCGTCGGCACCGCGCAGTGCCGCAAGGACCTCGCCACGCTGGAGCGCGAGGCGCTGCTGCGCCGCGGCGAGATGGTCAAGCGCTACACGCAGTGGGCGAAGGAGAACAAGCAGACCTTCAACGTCGTCGGCAACATCGACAAGGCCTACGAGGTCCTGGTCACGGACCTGGTCTTCGGCTTCTGGCAGTACCAGCCGGCCGCGACCGCCTGCGCCGAGGTGCCCAAGAAGACCGCCTCCACGGACGAACTGTGGAAGTGGATCGACAAGGTCGGCGGCTTCGACAGCTACACCGACCAGGGTCTTGAGACCTATACGCCGTACTACTACCAGGCGGGCACCCAGCTCGGTGAGCCCAGCTACAAGTACGACCACCTCAAGGACCTGCTGCGCTACCCGGGCATCAACAACTCCCGGACCTTCGTGCCGCGCTCCATCCCCATGAAGTTCGAGAAGAACGCGATGCGCGACATCGACCGGTGGGTGCGCCACAACGCGGAGCGCATGATGTTCGTGAACGGTGAGTGGGACCCGTGGAGCGCCGAGCCGTTCCGGCTGGGCTCCGGCTCCGAGGACTCGTACGTCTTCAAGGCCCCGGGCGGCAACCACGGCTCGAACATCGCGAAGCTGCGGGAGGCCGACCGCAAGAAGGCGACCGAGCGGCTGCTCGACTGGGCGGGTCTCGACGTGGCGCCGGGCGCCAAGATCACGCCGCAGGCACCGTTCGACAAGAAGCTGGACAAGCGGGACGACTCGCGGATGCAGCTGCTGCGTCCGTGA